A section of the Bacillus carboniphilus genome encodes:
- a CDS encoding glutamine--tRNA ligase/YqeY domain fusion protein, translating to MAVEHNTSNFIKDIIEEDLKTGKRDHVITRFPPEPNGYLHIGHAKSIVLNFDLADTYGGKTNLRFDDTNPLKEDKEFVDSIKEDVKWLGYDWDGLFFASDYFEEMYDRAVLLIKKGKAYVDDLSADEIREYRGTLTAPGKESPYRSRSVEENLDLFERMRKGEFGNGEKVLRAKIDMSSPNINLRDPVIYRISHSTHHNTGDKWCIYPMYAFAHPIEDAIEGVTHSICTLEFEDQRPLYNWVVEECEMESKPQQIEFNRLNLTNTVMSKRKLKQLVEEGIVDGWDDPRMPTVSGLRRRGYTPESIRAFCRELGVSKVFSTVDSRMLDHFVREDLKLKAPRTMGILRPLKVVITNYPEGQVEMLEAEINPENPEMGTRQIPFSREIYIEQEDFMEDPPKKYFRLFPGNEVRLKHAYFIKCEDVIKDEDGNVVEIHCTYDPETKSGTGFTGRKVKGTLHWVEATQAVPAEFRLYEPLILDEDGEEHEEEDKKNFLNRINPNSLEVLNGFIEPNMKDVKPQDKFQFFRHGYFNVDPKHSTDEKAVFNLIVSLKSSFKL from the coding sequence ATGGCTGTGGAACATAATACGTCAAACTTTATTAAGGATATTATTGAAGAAGATTTGAAGACCGGGAAAAGGGATCACGTAATCACGCGTTTTCCACCAGAGCCTAACGGATACTTACATATTGGTCATGCTAAATCTATCGTTTTGAACTTTGACTTAGCTGATACATACGGCGGAAAAACAAATTTACGTTTTGATGATACAAACCCTCTAAAAGAAGATAAAGAGTTTGTTGATTCTATCAAGGAAGATGTAAAGTGGCTTGGTTATGATTGGGACGGATTATTCTTTGCTTCTGACTATTTTGAGGAAATGTATGATCGTGCTGTGCTTTTAATCAAAAAAGGAAAAGCATATGTAGATGATTTAAGTGCTGATGAGATTCGAGAATACCGCGGAACTTTAACAGCACCAGGTAAAGAGAGCCCCTATCGCAGTCGTTCCGTTGAGGAAAATCTCGACCTGTTTGAGAGAATGCGCAAGGGTGAGTTTGGCAATGGAGAAAAAGTACTTCGCGCCAAAATTGATATGAGCTCCCCTAATATTAACTTACGTGATCCTGTTATTTACCGTATATCTCATTCAACTCATCATAATACAGGGGATAAATGGTGCATCTACCCAATGTATGCGTTCGCTCATCCAATTGAAGATGCGATTGAAGGAGTTACACATTCAATCTGTACACTTGAGTTCGAAGATCAACGCCCTCTATACAATTGGGTAGTTGAAGAGTGTGAAATGGAAAGTAAACCACAGCAAATTGAATTTAACCGATTGAACTTAACAAATACAGTGATGAGTAAGCGTAAGCTGAAGCAGCTGGTTGAAGAGGGAATTGTTGATGGCTGGGATGACCCACGAATGCCTACTGTCTCCGGGCTTAGAAGAAGAGGATATACTCCGGAGTCCATTCGCGCTTTTTGTCGTGAGTTAGGTGTTTCGAAGGTTTTCAGTACAGTTGATTCCAGAATGCTTGACCACTTTGTACGAGAAGATTTAAAGTTAAAAGCTCCACGTACAATGGGGATCCTACGCCCACTGAAAGTAGTAATCACGAACTACCCAGAAGGACAAGTTGAAATGCTTGAAGCAGAAATTAACCCTGAAAATCCAGAAATGGGAACAAGACAAATTCCGTTCTCTCGTGAAATTTACATCGAGCAAGAAGACTTTATGGAGGATCCTCCAAAGAAATACTTCCGCCTCTTCCCTGGAAATGAAGTACGCCTAAAGCATGCTTACTTTATTAAATGTGAAGATGTCATTAAGGATGAAGACGGAAATGTGGTTGAGATCCATTGTACGTATGATCCAGAAACGAAGAGTGGAACTGGATTTACTGGACGTAAAGTAAAAGGGACATTACATTGGGTAGAAGCTACTCAAGCTGTACCAGCTGAATTCAGACTTTATGAGCCTCTTATTTTAGATGAAGATGGAGAAGAGCACGAAGAAGAGGATAAGAAAAATTTCTTGAACCGCATCAATCCAAATTCACTAGAAGTTTTAAACGGATTTATTGAGCCAAATATGAAGGATGTAAAGCCACAAGATAAATTTCAGTTCTTCAGACACGGTTACTTCAATGTAGATCCTAAGCATTCAACAGATGAAAAAGCTGTGTTTAATTTGATTGTTTCTTTAAAGAGTTCATTTAAATTATAA
- a CDS encoding glycoside hydrolase family 15 protein produces MDMEKALQVLDTMRLPNGAYTASRSNDYNYVWIRDVCYTVLPFLYTPSERYEKAYHALFDLFKKYEWKIDIHRKKRPVYLFEYIHSRYSTDLTELEQEWGHAQNDAIGAFLWGVGEGFKYGQKVIRDEGDLIILQKLVDYLECVRYWEAEDNGMWEENMEVHASSVGACVAGLKAVKLLVNVKKEMILKGEETLRNLLPRESATKETDLALLSLIFPYRVVDRNTALQILKNVTGTLEREFGCIRYVNDYYYNEGSEAEWCFGFPWLGLCYLELGMEEKALEYVGKTKRVIPDNWEVPELYVGGTDKPNGNTPLAWAVAMAMLFLERVGVSESNLVTLNE; encoded by the coding sequence ATGGATATGGAAAAGGCGCTCCAAGTGTTAGATACAATGAGGCTGCCAAACGGAGCTTACACAGCAAGCCGCTCAAATGATTATAACTATGTTTGGATCCGTGATGTCTGTTATACGGTTTTACCGTTTTTATATACACCATCTGAACGCTATGAAAAAGCCTATCATGCCTTATTTGACCTTTTTAAAAAATACGAATGGAAAATCGATATTCATCGGAAGAAAAGACCAGTTTACCTGTTTGAGTATATTCATTCACGTTATTCTACCGACCTAACAGAGCTTGAACAGGAGTGGGGACATGCTCAAAATGATGCAATCGGTGCATTTTTATGGGGAGTCGGTGAAGGATTTAAGTATGGACAGAAGGTTATCCGTGACGAAGGTGATCTTATCATCCTCCAAAAGCTAGTAGATTATTTAGAGTGTGTTCGGTATTGGGAAGCTGAAGACAATGGAATGTGGGAAGAAAATATGGAGGTGCACGCATCCAGTGTCGGAGCGTGTGTAGCGGGATTAAAAGCAGTGAAGCTATTAGTGAATGTAAAAAAGGAAATGATTTTAAAAGGAGAGGAAACACTTCGAAATTTATTACCTAGAGAAAGTGCCACAAAAGAAACAGACCTGGCATTATTATCGTTAATATTCCCATATCGAGTAGTTGACCGGAATACTGCTTTACAGATTTTAAAAAATGTGACAGGAACACTGGAGCGGGAGTTCGGCTGTATCCGATATGTAAATGATTATTATTATAACGAAGGTAGTGAAGCAGAGTGGTGCTTCGGGTTCCCTTGGTTGGGACTATGTTATTTAGAGTTAGGAATGGAAGAGAAAGCCTTAGAGTATGTGGGGAAAACGAAGCGGGTCATCCCGGATAATTGGGAGGTACCGGAATTATATGTAGGTGGAACGGATAAGCCGAATGGCAATACTCCACTCGCATGGGCTGTTGCGATGGCGATGTTGTTTCTAGAAAGAGTGGGAGTTAGTGAATCTAACTTGGTTACATTAAATGAATAG
- the glgB gene encoding 1,4-alpha-glucan branching protein GlgB, which produces MEGTIEKSKNNLLSEVDLYLFHEGTQYKAYNMMGAHLDKIEGVEGVRFTVWAPNALSVSVVGDFNHWEGSGHQMERIHQSGIWVLFIAGLSEGELYKYRVRTPDNQIVLKADPYAFYSEVRPNTASIVYSLNKYQWQDQKWMKHRGKKQALDKPMLIYEVHLGSWRKKTDGSFYTYRELAGELIEHVLSNGYTHIEFMPIMEHPFDRSWGYQITGYYSVTSRFGKPEDFMYLIDQCHQNGLGVILDWVPVHFCKDEHGLGKFDGTPLYEPIDPLRAERPHWGTYSFDYEKPEVNSFLVSNALFWLDLFHIDGLRVDAVSSMIYLNHDQSSPVPIKNKNGGDENLEAVRFTKRLNETVYKYHPDIHMIAEEATPWPKVTAPTTQEGLGFSYKWNMGWVNDVLRYIRLEENERPDHHHLLTFSFFYAFSEHFILPFSHDEMVYGKRSLLNKMPGEYWKKFANLRLLYGYLMTHPGKKLLFMGSEFAQFDEWKDERELDWNLLDFESHQNFLHYSRTLNQFYKNTRSLWRLDHDPNGFEWINPHDSNQGVISFMRKGKRKGDYCVVVCNFSSRVFHSYRIGVPSLGGYIEMFNSDKTEFGGSGQCNENAIQSEKLPYNNQLFSMEITVPPLGITIFMKQTKKRGRQVNASD; this is translated from the coding sequence TTGGAAGGGACCATTGAAAAAAGTAAAAACAATCTATTGAGCGAAGTAGACCTTTATCTTTTCCATGAAGGAACTCAGTACAAAGCGTATAACATGATGGGGGCACACCTAGACAAAATAGAGGGTGTGGAAGGAGTCCGTTTTACTGTTTGGGCACCTAACGCACTGTCGGTATCGGTTGTAGGGGACTTTAATCATTGGGAAGGTTCAGGTCATCAGATGGAGAGAATTCATCAATCTGGAATATGGGTATTATTTATCGCGGGTCTTTCAGAGGGAGAGCTATACAAATACCGAGTACGAACTCCTGATAACCAGATTGTATTAAAGGCTGATCCCTACGCTTTTTATTCAGAGGTCAGACCCAATACGGCCTCAATCGTCTATTCGCTAAACAAATATCAATGGCAGGACCAGAAATGGATGAAACATAGAGGAAAGAAGCAAGCATTAGACAAGCCTATGCTTATCTATGAGGTACATCTCGGTTCTTGGAGGAAAAAGACAGACGGTAGCTTTTATACGTATCGAGAGTTAGCCGGTGAGTTAATCGAACATGTTCTTTCAAACGGTTATACACATATTGAATTTATGCCTATTATGGAACATCCATTTGATCGATCTTGGGGCTATCAAATTACAGGTTATTATTCCGTAACGAGTCGTTTTGGGAAGCCGGAAGACTTCATGTACCTGATTGACCAGTGTCATCAAAACGGGCTGGGTGTCATTTTAGATTGGGTACCGGTTCATTTTTGTAAGGATGAGCACGGACTTGGAAAGTTTGATGGTACACCTCTCTATGAACCTATTGATCCATTGAGAGCAGAAAGACCCCATTGGGGAACCTATAGTTTTGATTATGAGAAGCCAGAAGTGAACAGCTTTCTCGTTTCCAATGCGTTGTTCTGGCTTGATCTTTTTCACATAGATGGATTACGTGTAGATGCGGTTTCTTCCATGATTTATTTGAATCATGATCAATCCTCTCCTGTGCCCATAAAAAATAAAAATGGTGGAGATGAAAATTTAGAGGCAGTTCGATTTACAAAAAGATTAAACGAAACCGTTTATAAATATCATCCAGACATACATATGATTGCAGAAGAAGCTACACCGTGGCCAAAGGTAACGGCACCAACAACCCAAGAAGGCTTAGGATTTAGCTATAAATGGAACATGGGTTGGGTAAACGATGTACTTCGATACATAAGGTTAGAGGAAAATGAGCGACCTGACCATCATCATCTCTTAACCTTCTCCTTTTTCTATGCGTTTTCTGAACATTTTATTTTACCGTTTTCCCACGATGAAATGGTTTATGGTAAACGATCATTACTTAACAAAATGCCGGGGGAGTATTGGAAGAAGTTTGCCAACCTTCGTTTGTTATACGGATATTTAATGACACATCCTGGGAAAAAGTTATTGTTTATGGGAAGTGAATTTGCCCAGTTTGATGAATGGAAGGATGAAAGGGAACTGGACTGGAACTTGCTCGATTTTGAGTCCCATCAAAACTTTCTTCACTACTCAAGAACACTTAACCAGTTTTATAAAAATACAAGAAGTCTTTGGCGTTTAGATCATGACCCCAATGGTTTTGAATGGATTAATCCACATGATTCTAATCAGGGTGTCATATCTTTTATGAGAAAAGGTAAGCGAAAAGGTGATTACTGTGTGGTTGTTTGCAATTTCTCTTCAAGGGTTTTTCACTCTTATCGCATTGGTGTTCCTTCGCTAGGGGGTTATATCGAGATGTTTAATAGCGATAAGACAGAATTTGGTGGCTCAGGACAATGTAATGAAAATGCTATTCAATCCGAAAAGTTACCTTACAATAATCAGTTATTCAGTATGGAAATCACCGTTCCGCCTTTAGGGATTACTATTTTTATGAAACAAACGAAAAAAAGAGGGAGACAA